One stretch of Micromonospora echinospora DNA includes these proteins:
- a CDS encoding RrF2 family transcriptional regulator — MQISARGDYAVRAALSLATAYPTLLSTQVIAAEQDMPRKFLEAVLADLRRSGIVRAQRGAEGGYTLARPPREITIGHVLRAVDGPLAGVRGLRPEETRYEGAAENLPRLWVAVRASVRRVVDEVSLDELVSGRLPAHVRKLTAQPDAWEPR, encoded by the coding sequence GTGCAGATCTCCGCGCGCGGCGACTACGCGGTACGGGCAGCCCTGAGCCTGGCCACCGCGTACCCCACCCTGCTGTCCACCCAGGTCATCGCGGCGGAGCAGGACATGCCCCGCAAGTTCCTCGAGGCGGTCCTGGCCGACCTGCGCCGGTCCGGGATCGTCCGGGCCCAGCGCGGCGCCGAGGGCGGGTACACGCTGGCCCGGCCGCCGCGCGAGATCACCATCGGGCACGTGTTGCGCGCCGTCGACGGTCCGCTCGCCGGGGTACGCGGGCTGCGCCCGGAGGAGACCCGGTACGAGGGCGCGGCGGAGAACCTGCCCCGTCTCTGGGTGGCGGTACGCGCCTCGGTGCGCCGGGTGGTCGACGAGGTGAGCCTGGACGAGCTGGTCAGCGGCCGGCTGCCGGCGCACGTGCGCAAGCTGACCGCCCAGCCGGACGCGTGGGAGCCGCGCTGA
- a CDS encoding helix-turn-helix transcriptional regulator — MVTTGQPSPATRTGPPESRPGADEILTGALDDLAAEPGWPRPVLLDRDVLILVTHGHGTAELDFRPVPCRPGTLLRAYPGQVLRCVGAQLDATVVSWRPDALAGLDVDPDAVPAHRQLAGEDEDAVISEVSQLAVDAERHAMVPPAAALLRHQLAVLLLRLSLLPHPEKGSAPRAETDTFRRLCREVERGYRHTRRVEDYAAQLGCSVRTLTRACLAVTGRSAKQVIDERVALQACRLLAATDESIARIGRDLGFPEPTNFGRFFTREVGVSPGTFRANRERPLPVRLVRPRPPADSPAPTGQA, encoded by the coding sequence ATGGTCACTACCGGTCAGCCCTCCCCGGCCACCCGCACCGGCCCGCCGGAGTCGCGCCCCGGCGCCGACGAGATCCTCACCGGCGCGCTCGACGACCTCGCCGCCGAGCCCGGCTGGCCCCGGCCGGTCCTGCTCGACCGCGACGTGCTGATCCTGGTCACCCACGGTCACGGCACTGCCGAGCTGGACTTCCGGCCGGTGCCATGCCGGCCCGGCACGTTGCTGCGCGCGTACCCCGGTCAGGTGTTGCGGTGCGTCGGCGCGCAGCTCGACGCGACTGTGGTGAGCTGGCGGCCGGACGCGCTGGCCGGCCTCGACGTCGACCCGGACGCGGTGCCCGCCCACCGCCAGCTCGCCGGCGAGGACGAGGACGCGGTGATCAGCGAGGTCAGCCAGCTGGCTGTGGACGCGGAACGGCACGCGATGGTGCCTCCCGCCGCGGCGCTGCTGCGGCACCAGCTCGCGGTGCTGCTGCTGCGGCTCAGCCTGCTGCCGCATCCGGAGAAGGGGTCCGCGCCGCGGGCCGAGACCGACACGTTCCGGCGGCTGTGCCGCGAGGTGGAGCGCGGCTACCGGCACACCCGCCGGGTGGAGGACTACGCCGCCCAGCTGGGCTGTTCGGTGCGTACCCTGACCCGGGCCTGCCTGGCGGTGACCGGGCGCAGCGCCAAGCAGGTCATCGACGAGCGGGTCGCGTTGCAGGCGTGCCGGCTGCTCGCCGCCACCGACGAGTCGATCGCCCGGATCGGCCGTGACCTGGGTTTTCCCGAGCCGACGAACTTCGGCCGCTTCTTCACCCGGGAGGTCGGGGTGAGCCCGGGGACGTTCCGGGCCAACCGGGAACGCCCGCTGCCCGTCCGTCTGGTGCGACCCCGGCCGCCCGCCGACTCCCCCGCGCCCACCGGCCAGGCATGA
- a CDS encoding flavin reductase family protein translates to MTTVDRPGAGTVELRPVDVDSFRGLLRRQASTVTVVTTPGLRGNRIRPDLPPAGFTATSFTSVSLDPPLVSVCLGRASSSWPTVEQAEHVAVHLLASGQQEIAQIFATSGIDRFSAHPGWTTGPFGVPLIGDALAVLLCRVVRRIEAGDHTILLGEPLALGAGEDGDPLLHHRGSYTTTLGDWSEAW, encoded by the coding sequence GTGACCACAGTGGACCGGCCCGGCGCCGGAACCGTCGAGCTGCGCCCGGTCGACGTCGACTCGTTCCGCGGCCTGCTGCGCCGCCAGGCGTCCACCGTCACCGTGGTCACCACCCCCGGCCTGCGCGGCAACCGGATCCGGCCGGACCTGCCGCCGGCCGGCTTCACCGCCACCTCGTTCACCTCTGTGTCGCTCGACCCGCCGCTGGTCTCGGTGTGCCTGGGCCGCGCGTCGTCGAGCTGGCCCACAGTCGAGCAGGCCGAGCACGTCGCCGTGCACCTGCTCGCCTCCGGCCAGCAGGAGATCGCGCAGATCTTCGCCACCAGCGGCATCGACCGGTTCAGCGCCCACCCGGGCTGGACCACCGGACCGTTCGGCGTGCCGCTGATCGGCGACGCGCTCGCCGTGCTGCTGTGCCGGGTGGTCCGCCGGATCGAGGCCGGCGACCACACCATCCTGCTCGGCGAGCCGCTCGCGCTCGGCGCGGGCGAGGACGGCGACCCGCTGCTGCACCACCGGGGCAGCTACACCACCACGCTCGGCGACTGGTCCGAGGCGTGGTGA
- a CDS encoding LLM class flavin-dependent oxidoreductase yields MSRTLHLNAFLMGVGHHEAAWRHPRADPSRLADVRHFQELARIAERGTLDSVFLADGLAVGPAVRHNIQAVFEPITLLAAIATATEHIGLIATASTTYTEPFNLARAFASLDHLSGGRAGWNIVTSAQAREARNFNLDDHPAHADRYRRAAEYVDVAIKLWDSWEDDALVLDTAAGVFADTARVHEIDHAGERFRVRGPLNTPRPPQGRPLLVQAGSSADGIAFAARYAEAVFTAQQTLAGGQAFYSALKRATADAGRDPELVKVLPGIAPVIGGTEKEARDLADELEALIVPEHALAQLSGMTGLDLTGLPLDGPLPDLPDAGAVQSHQSRYQLVVELARRERLTLRQLIGRLGGGRGHRVVVGTPEQIADQIELWFTQGAADGFNVMPPLLPDGLEDFVDHVVPLLRRRGLFRSAYTGRTLREHYGLPRPASAYATRELVAS; encoded by the coding sequence ATGTCCCGGACCCTGCACCTCAACGCCTTCCTGATGGGTGTCGGCCACCACGAGGCGGCCTGGCGGCACCCGCGCGCCGACCCGAGCCGCCTCGCCGACGTACGCCACTTCCAGGAACTGGCCCGTATCGCCGAGCGGGGCACGCTCGACTCGGTGTTCCTCGCCGACGGGCTCGCCGTCGGACCGGCCGTACGCCACAACATCCAGGCCGTCTTCGAGCCCATCACGCTGCTCGCCGCGATCGCCACCGCGACCGAGCACATCGGCCTGATCGCCACCGCCTCCACCACGTACACCGAACCGTTCAACCTGGCCCGCGCGTTCGCCTCGCTGGACCACCTCAGCGGTGGCCGGGCCGGCTGGAACATCGTCACCTCCGCCCAGGCCCGGGAGGCCCGCAACTTCAACCTCGACGACCACCCGGCGCACGCCGACCGCTACCGTCGGGCCGCCGAGTACGTCGACGTGGCGATCAAGCTCTGGGACAGCTGGGAGGACGACGCGCTGGTCCTGGACACCGCCGCGGGCGTCTTCGCCGACACCGCCCGGGTGCACGAGATCGACCACGCCGGGGAGCGGTTCCGGGTCCGCGGACCGCTGAACACGCCCCGCCCGCCGCAGGGCCGGCCGCTGCTGGTGCAGGCCGGCTCGTCCGCCGACGGGATCGCGTTCGCCGCCCGGTACGCCGAGGCCGTGTTCACCGCCCAGCAGACGCTCGCCGGCGGCCAGGCGTTCTACAGCGCGTTGAAACGGGCCACCGCCGACGCCGGGCGTGATCCGGAACTGGTCAAGGTGCTGCCCGGTATCGCGCCGGTCATCGGGGGTACGGAGAAGGAGGCCCGCGACCTCGCCGACGAACTGGAGGCCCTGATCGTGCCCGAGCACGCTCTCGCCCAGCTCTCCGGCATGACCGGGCTCGACCTGACCGGGCTGCCGCTGGACGGCCCGCTGCCGGACCTGCCCGACGCCGGCGCCGTGCAGTCCCACCAGAGCCGCTACCAGCTCGTCGTCGAGCTGGCCCGGCGGGAACGGCTCACCCTGCGGCAGCTCATCGGCCGTCTCGGCGGCGGACGCGGGCACCGCGTCGTGGTCGGTACCCCGGAACAGATCGCCGACCAGATCGAGCTCTGGTTCACCCAGGGCGCCGCCGACGGCTTCAACGTCATGCCACCGCTGCTACCCGACGGACTGGAGGACTTCGTGGACCACGTCGTACCACTGCTGCGCCGGCGCGGGCTGTTCCGGTCCGCGTACACCGGGCGTACCCTGCGCGAGCACTACGGCCTGCCCCGGCCGGCCAGCGCCTACGCGACCCGTGAGCTGGTGGCGTCGTGA
- a CDS encoding TIGR02611 family protein, translating into MVTGGSSVTSRTRGDSPKGAARAAESRGYEVPVEGRSRGALVEQRRRRRGWRLRLHTTLELIRANPTGRVALKIFIGILGALVVTIGIALIPLPGPGWLLVIAGLGVWAVEFHWARRLLAFTRRHVNSWTRWVKRQSLGVRFVLGAVGLVFVSVVVWLSLKYSLGIDVVAQALHYLATH; encoded by the coding sequence ATGGTCACGGGGGGCTCGTCGGTGACGTCGCGGACCAGGGGTGATTCGCCGAAAGGTGCGGCCCGAGCAGCCGAAAGTCGGGGGTACGAGGTGCCGGTGGAAGGGCGGTCGCGAGGCGCTCTCGTGGAGCAGCGCCGGCGCCGACGTGGCTGGCGGCTGCGCCTGCACACCACGCTCGAACTCATCCGCGCCAACCCCACCGGCCGCGTCGCCCTGAAGATCTTCATCGGCATTCTCGGCGCGCTCGTGGTCACCATCGGTATCGCGCTGATCCCGCTGCCCGGCCCCGGCTGGCTGCTGGTCATCGCCGGCCTCGGCGTCTGGGCGGTGGAGTTCCACTGGGCGCGACGGCTGCTCGCGTTCACCCGCCGGCACGTCAACTCGTGGACGCGCTGGGTGAAGCGGCAGTCACTGGGGGTGCGGTTCGTGCTCGGCGCGGTCGGGCTCGTGTTCGTGTCCGTGGTGGTGTGGCTGTCGCTCAAGTACAGCCTCGGCATCGACGTCGTGGCGCAGGCGCTGCACTACCTCGCGACGCACTGA
- a CDS encoding glucose 1-dehydrogenase produces the protein MTELFSVDGKTVLVTGGSRGIGLMIARGFVQAGAKVIISSRKADVCESVAKELSAEGHCEAIPADLGSDAGALTLAEAVRERHDRLHVLVNNAGATWGAPLEEYPEGAFDKLWAVNVKAVFRLTTALLPQLRAAAAADDPARVINIGSVDGIRVPWMEVYAYSATKAAVHMLTRSLAHQLAGERITVNAIAPGPFESKMMAFALDDPESRSAIEQQVPLGRIGRPEDMAGTAIYLASRAGAYLTGAVIPVDGGITTRG, from the coding sequence ATGACGGAACTGTTCTCGGTCGACGGCAAGACGGTGCTGGTCACCGGCGGTTCGCGGGGGATCGGGCTGATGATCGCGCGGGGCTTCGTGCAGGCCGGCGCAAAGGTGATCATCTCGTCACGCAAGGCCGACGTGTGCGAGTCGGTGGCCAAGGAACTCTCCGCCGAGGGGCACTGCGAGGCGATTCCGGCCGACCTCGGCAGCGACGCGGGCGCGCTGACGCTCGCCGAGGCTGTGCGGGAGCGCCACGACCGGCTGCACGTACTGGTGAACAACGCGGGCGCCACCTGGGGCGCGCCGCTGGAGGAGTACCCGGAGGGCGCCTTCGACAAGCTCTGGGCGGTGAACGTCAAGGCGGTCTTCCGGCTCACCACCGCGCTGCTGCCGCAGCTGCGCGCCGCGGCCGCCGCCGACGACCCGGCCCGCGTGATCAACATCGGGTCGGTCGACGGCATCCGGGTGCCGTGGATGGAGGTGTACGCGTACTCGGCCACCAAGGCGGCGGTGCACATGCTCACCCGCAGCCTCGCCCACCAGCTCGCCGGTGAGCGGATCACCGTCAACGCGATCGCGCCCGGACCGTTCGAGAGCAAGATGATGGCGTTCGCGCTCGACGACCCGGAGTCGCGCTCGGCGATCGAGCAGCAGGTGCCGCTGGGGCGGATCGGGCGGCCCGAGGACATGGCGGGCACGGCGATCTACCTGGCGTCGCGGGCCGGCGCCTACCTGACCGGCGCGGTCATCCCGGTCGACGGTGGGATCACCACGCGCGGCTGA
- a CDS encoding malonic semialdehyde reductase — translation MVTAAADELIALDRAAQDLLFRAARTANAFTDEPVGDEQVRAVHDLVRYGPTAMNAQPLRVLLLRSAAARARLLPYVSAGNRDKTAAAPLTAVLAADVNWHDRLPELFPHRPGARDWFTGDPAGREAQARFNAALQIGYLLVGVRAAGLAAGPMAGFDAAGVEREFFPDGQHRVLLLMNIGRPAPDAWRERLPRLPYEEVVSTL, via the coding sequence GTGGTGACCGCCGCCGCCGACGAGCTGATCGCACTGGACCGGGCCGCCCAGGACCTGCTGTTCCGGGCGGCCCGCACGGCAAACGCGTTCACCGACGAGCCGGTCGGCGACGAGCAGGTCCGCGCCGTCCACGACCTGGTCCGGTACGGCCCGACAGCGATGAACGCCCAGCCGCTGCGGGTGCTGCTGCTGCGCTCGGCGGCGGCCCGGGCGCGGCTGCTGCCCTACGTCAGCGCCGGCAACCGGGACAAGACGGCAGCCGCGCCGCTGACCGCCGTGCTCGCCGCCGACGTGAACTGGCACGACCGGCTGCCCGAGCTGTTCCCGCACCGGCCCGGCGCGCGGGACTGGTTCACCGGCGACCCGGCCGGGCGGGAGGCGCAGGCCCGGTTCAACGCCGCGCTCCAGATCGGCTACCTGCTGGTCGGGGTACGCGCCGCCGGGCTGGCCGCCGGGCCGATGGCCGGATTCGACGCGGCCGGCGTGGAACGGGAGTTCTTCCCCGACGGGCAGCACCGGGTGCTGCTGCTGATGAACATCGGCCGCCCGGCGCCGGACGCCTGGCGGGAACGGCTGCCGCGCCTGCCCTACGAGGAGGTGGTCAGCACGCTGTGA
- a CDS encoding SsgA family sporulation/cell division regulator gives MSVIRPTTVEVETSLRLVAPDATALPVRASLRYDPADPYAVHVLFHAESAGGEAVSWSFARELLVTGLDEPAGIGDVRVWPWATPRGDFVALALSSPDGNALFEVPRSVLVRFLRRTYVVVPRGREAEHLDVDTAVNRLLAGR, from the coding sequence ATGAGTGTCATCCGACCGACGACCGTAGAGGTCGAGACGTCGCTAAGGCTCGTCGCGCCTGACGCCACCGCCTTGCCGGTGCGTGCCAGTCTGCGTTACGACCCTGCTGACCCGTATGCGGTCCATGTCCTGTTTCACGCCGAGTCCGCCGGCGGCGAGGCGGTGAGCTGGTCGTTCGCACGCGAACTGCTGGTCACCGGGCTCGACGAACCGGCCGGCATCGGTGATGTGCGGGTCTGGCCGTGGGCCACACCGCGCGGCGACTTCGTCGCGCTCGCGCTGTCGTCCCCGGACGGCAACGCCCTGTTCGAGGTTCCGCGCAGCGTGCTGGTGCGCTTCCTGCGCCGGACCTACGTCGTCGTCCCGCGCGGCCGCGAGGCCGAGCACCTGGACGTCGACACCGCGGTGAACCGGCTGCTCGCCGGTCGCTGA